A window from Candidatus Bathyarchaeota archaeon encodes these proteins:
- a CDS encoding GTP-dependent dephospho-CoA kinase family protein: MKILETLIEKEKPAKIVTVGDRVSQDLTTHSLLPDVLIIDNKIMRKEIPPISATADKVIKVKNPPGTITDEAWLAIEKAMRDSQRTKIIVDGEEDLLTLVAILTAPENSLVLYGQPHKGVVAIKTTAETKHRVQEIVEAMKSN, from the coding sequence ATGAAAATACTAGAAACATTAATTGAAAAAGAAAAACCAGCAAAAATAGTAACAGTAGGCGACCGAGTTTCACAAGACTTAACCACCCATTCTCTTTTGCCCGATGTCTTAATAATCGATAACAAGATCATGAGAAAAGAAATACCTCCCATCTCTGCAACGGCTGACAAAGTCATAAAAGTGAAGAATCCACCTGGAACCATAACTGACGAAGCTTGGTTGGCAATAGAAAAGGCGATGCGCGATTCTCAGCGGACAAAAATTATCGTTGACGGCGAAGAAGACTTGCTAACATTAGTCGCCATCCTAACAGCACCTGAAAACTCGCTAGTACTCTATGGGCAACCACATAAAGGAGTCGTGGCGATCAAAACAACAGCAGAAACGAAGCACAGAGTGCAAGAAATTGTTGAAGCAATGAAAAGTAATTGA
- a CDS encoding DUF6485 family protein: protein MTKTQQKKPCPNLEANLKNCSCTYPSCDKKGKCCECIRFHKEQDELPGCLFPPEVERTYDRSIERFIASHG from the coding sequence ATAACTAAAACGCAACAAAAAAAGCCATGTCCGAATCTTGAAGCGAATTTAAAAAACTGTAGCTGCACCTATCCATCGTGTGACAAAAAAGGAAAATGTTGTGAATGTATTCGTTTTCATAAAGAGCAAGATGAACTGCCAGGATGCTTGTTTCCGCCCGAAGTTGAAAGAACATATGATCGGTCAATAGAGAGATTCATTGCAAGCCATGGGTGA
- a CDS encoding DNA-directed RNA polymerase subunit E'': protein MNEKACRECHTLTTGALCQKCKTATLSDDFSGLVIIIDPEESEIAKVMEIKEKGRYALRVR, encoded by the coding sequence ATGAATGAGAAAGCCTGTCGAGAATGCCATACACTCACCACAGGCGCGTTGTGCCAAAAATGCAAAACCGCAACTCTAAGTGATGATTTCAGCGGTCTTGTAATTATCATCGATCCAGAAGAGTCAGAAATAGCGAAAGTGATGGAAATCAAGGAAAAAGGACGTTACGCGCTACGCGTCCGATAA
- a CDS encoding DNA-directed RNA polymerase, translated as MFKILVLEDTIRIPPEKFGEPLTQAGHEQLRVKYEGMVDDELGYVVAVTDINVNPTGKIILGDGATYHRVSFSLITFYPKIQEIVEGEVVEIADFGAFIRVGPIDALLHVSQLMDDFISYDERQGVLMGKETRRKLSSGDHVRTRITAVSLARGGSSGKIGVTARQPFLGKLEWIKEEVKKIKTEAEKGKAVEKAKEQEKKQQ; from the coding sequence ATGTTTAAGATCCTCGTTCTGGAAGACACAATTCGTATACCCCCAGAAAAATTCGGTGAACCTCTTACACAAGCGGGTCATGAACAGCTGAGAGTGAAATACGAGGGCATGGTAGATGATGAACTTGGCTATGTAGTAGCTGTTACTGACATTAACGTTAATCCAACTGGAAAGATAATTCTTGGTGATGGCGCCACATACCACAGGGTCTCCTTTTCTCTTATCACCTTTTATCCAAAAATTCAAGAAATCGTTGAAGGTGAAGTCGTGGAAATTGCTGATTTTGGGGCGTTCATTCGTGTTGGCCCAATTGACGCGTTACTTCATGTATCACAACTAATGGATGATTTCATTTCTTATGATGAAAGGCAAGGTGTGTTGATGGGCAAAGAAACTAGAAGGAAACTATCGTCTGGAGATCATGTTAGAACTCGTATAACAGCAGTTTCATTGGCTCGGGGCGGGAGTTCTGGTAAAATTGGGGTAACTGCCAGACAGCCATTTCTTGGAAAGCTTGAATGGATAAAGGAAGAAGTGAAAAAAATCAAGACCGAAGCTGAAAAAGGGAAGGCTGTTGAAAAAGCTAAGGAGCAGGAGAAAAAACAGCAATGA
- a CDS encoding DNA-binding protein translates to MPLKKSRKVLRVILDSSFLFIPCQFNVDIFEELAKILNRRFEPIILSPTYKELQRITESRSTKLRRQATFALKFTQKCRQIDAERDGGESHDDIIVRVSTELNCCVATNDRVLRKRLRRKNVPVIYLRQKSHLAVDGAI, encoded by the coding sequence TTAAAAAAATCAAGAAAGGTATTAAGGGTCATATTGGACTCAAGTTTCCTCTTTATTCCTTGCCAATTCAATGTAGATATTTTTGAAGAGCTAGCAAAAATTCTAAATCGACGGTTTGAACCAATAATCCTCTCTCCGACCTACAAAGAGTTGCAGAGAATAACTGAAAGCCGATCAACGAAATTGCGTCGACAAGCAACTTTTGCTTTGAAGTTTACTCAAAAATGCCGTCAAATCGATGCGGAGAGAGACGGGGGTGAGTCGCATGATGACATAATTGTTCGGGTGTCGACGGAATTGAATTGCTGTGTTGCAACAAATGACAGAGTGTTAAGAAAAAGACTGAGGCGTAAAAACGTGCCAGTTATTTATCTAAGGCAAAAGTCACATTTAGCGGTGGATGGAGCCATCTAA